GGGCTGTAAGGACCGAGCCAACGCAGGCCACGGACAAAAGACCCGCCGCCCGGAGGGTTTTCGCGCCAAAGGCCGCCTGGCTTCGTTGCTCCTCAGTCGAAGATCCAGGGAGGATATTCTCCTTCGTGGCGCCTCGCCATCCGGCCTTTGGCGCGAAAACAGGACCCCGCGGAATTTTCGGACATGCTCTCAGCATAAGTCCAATGCAGTATCGGCGCCTCCCGATTTGGGTCGAACCTGGTTTGTCGGAAAGCGATGCCACTCAGTCGCCGGGCCGCGCTCCGGGGCTGCGACGGACGCTCTTCAGTACCGTGGCGGTCGTGAGCTTAATCCTGACGTTCCTGTGGCTGGGCGAAGGGTCTGTCTTTGCTCAAGCCAGAACCAATTCGACGACGGGCTACAACCTGAACCTCGGGTTCAACCTCCCGAACCAGCCCCGCGACGTAGATATTGCGATTCGGATTCTCTTCACCCTCACATTGCTGACGCTGGCCCCGTCGCTTGTGATGTTGATGACGAGTTTCACCCGGATCGTCATCGTTTTTTCGTTTTTGCGGACTGCGCTTTCGCTGCAGGGAACGCCTTCGAGTCAATTGCTAATTGGGTTCTCGCTGTTCTTGACCTACTTCATCATGGCGCCCACCTATCAGAGGATAAACGAAGACGCGCTTCAGCCTTATTCAGCGGGCCAGATCACGAGTCAGCAAGCGTTTGAACGGGCCTCCGGTCACATGCGGAATTTCATGCTGGCGCAGGCGCGGCCCAAGGATGTGGAGGTGTTTGTGGGACTGGCCAGGATGGGGCCGACTCCGCCGGACCAACTGCCCATGCGCGTCATCATTCCCGGATTCATCTTGAGCGAGCTGCGCACTGGCTTTCAGATGGGCTTCCTGCTGTTTATCCCATTCATTCTGATCGATTTCGTGGTGGCGATCGTGCTGATGAGCCTGGGGTTGATGATGTTGCCGCCCGCCTTCATTTCGCTGCCCTTGAAGCTGCTGCTGTTCGTGCTGGTGGATGGCTGGACGCTTCTCGTTCGGTCGCTGGCAGATAGCTTCAAGGTCTAGCTATGACGCCTGATTACACGGTGGAATTGCTGCGAAAGCTGCTCGGCCAAGCGGTCGTGGTGGCAACGCCTTTCCTGCTGACTGCGTTGCTGGTGGGCCTTCTGATCAGCTTGTTTCAGACGATTACCTCAATTCAGGAACAGACTCTGACTTTTGTGCCCAAAGCGCTGGCTGTGGTCGCTCTCTTGTTCATCATCCTGCCGTGGCTGATCCGGACTTTGATGGATTTCACGGCTGGGATGATAGGGATGCTGCCCAAAATGGTGATGTAGCGTCTGAATCATGGCAGGCTTCTTCACATGGCTCTTGGTCTTTGTAAGGGCCGGGGCACTGTTCTTAATCTTTCCGCTTTTTTCTGGGACCAACGTGCCAGCTCGTGTGCGCGTGGCTTTGGCAGCGATTCTGGCCTTGTTGGTGGCGCCAGGGGTCGCGAATCCCGTGGACCCGGCAAATCTTCAGTTGCTGCAGTTGGTGGTTCTGTTTCTTGGGGAGATCACCCTTGGGTTATTCATGGGTTACATATGCCGGTTCGTCTTCTATGCCGTGCAGTTGGCCGGCCATTTCATATCAACCGAGATCGGCCTCCAGACTTCCACGGTCATCACCCCGACGGATTCTGTGCCAGTGGACGTTCCGGCGGCGGTACTGAACTTGCTCGCCATGATGCTGTTCCTTAGTTTGGACATGCATCATATAATGATTATGGCATTCCAGCAGACTTACGCCATTTTGCCCATCGGTGGCGGTAGGTTGAGCGATGCATTATTTGACAACGTCACCCTGCGGATAGGTAAAATTTTCATCCTGGCTGTTCTGATAGCGGCGCCGCTCATGGCAATCGGCTTCCTGGTTAGCGTCGTCCTGATGATGTTGGGACGCGCCGTCCCGCAAATGAACATCTTCTTCGAGAGCTTCACCATCCGGTTGCTGGCTGGGATGGTGGTCTTCGGATTTACACTGAACCTGACCGCGCAGCATGTCGCGAATTTTCTCAGAAAAGTGCCCCAGGACATCTTTGAGGTCGGCAGATTGGTAGGAGGATAAAAGGATGGCCGACCAAGGCGAGAAGACAGAGAAACCGACAGGCAGGCGGATCTCCGAGGCTTGGTCCAAAGGCCAGTTTCCCAGGACAATCGAGATTCAAACCGTATTTGTCCTCGGATCGGGGCTTTTGGTCCTCAGCCTGATGGGCGGGCAGATCATGCGGGTGTTGTCCACATCGATGGTTGAGACGCTGGGGCAGTTGGGCCGATTGACTGTCACCATCAACTCAATTGGGAGCTACTTCAACGCTTTCTTGAAATGGCTGGCCGCATGCTCCCTTCCGGTCATGTTCGCAGCTCTCGTCGCGGCGGTCGTGGCGGGCGGGCTGCAGAGCCGCTTTCGCCTTTCGCTGAACCGCGCGGAATTCGGTTGGAACCGCATCAATCCGTTCATGAACGTGCAGCAGTTGTTCCAACCGCTGCCCTCCGCCATGCGGACTCTGGTCGGATTGCTGAAGTTCCTGCTCATCCTGGGATTGACCATCGTGGTGATCAAACGGCTGCTCGAACACCCGCTCTTCTATTCGACCACCAGCTTTGGGGAAATCACGCAATTCATGACCGAATCCATCCGTTCCATCAGCGCCCGTGTGGTTATAGGCCTGGCGCTGATCGCCGCGGCCGATTACGGCTACCAGTATTGGAAGCATCAGAAAGACCTGATGATGACCAAGGAGGAAGTGAAGGAAGAAGCCAAGAACTCGGAAGGCAGCCCGCTGGTGAAAGGTGAGATCCGGAAGCGCCGGTTGGCCATCCTCCGGCAGAACTGGATTCGCGAGATTCCGCGCGCCGACGTTGTGGTCACCAATCCCACCCACCTGGCAGTGGCGTTGCGGTACGACCGAAAGACGATGCGCGCGCCGAAGATCGTCGCCAAAGGAGCCCGGCTCAATGCGCTGCGCATTCGCGAAATCGCGCAACAATTTCAGATCCCGATTGTCGAGAACAAGCCGGTGGCACAGTTGTTGTTCAAGCACTGCAAGGTCGGCCAGGAAGTGCCTCCGCAGGTCTATACCGCGGTGGCCGAGATTCTGGCCTACGTTTATAAGACCAACCGGTTCCGCTACTACATGGAAGGCCAGAGAGTCTGAACATGGCGAACGCCGCAGCCATTCCAGTTAAGAAGGTCTGGAAATATGGAGACCTGGGTCTTGTGGTCTTCATGTTCGGGACGCTGCTCCTGCTCATTCAGCCGGTTCATCCGTCGATTCTGGATCTGTTGCTGAGCCTGAGCATCGCGTCCGCTTTGTTGATTCTGCTGGTGATTCTGTATCTGAAAGAGCCTTCCGAATTCACGGGCTTTCCAACCCTCCTGCTCATCATCACCCTGTTCCGTTTGGGCCTGAACGTCGCCTCAACCCGCTTGATCCTGCTCGACGGTTACGCCGGAGAAATCATCAACGCGTTTGGCAACTATGTCGTGCGCGGGAATTACGTCGTGGGAACCGTCGTCTTCCTCATCCTCACCGTGATCAATTTCATCGTGATCACCAAGGGCGCTGGCCGTATCGCGGAAGTCGCAGCGCGCTTCACGTTGGATGCGCTGCCCGGCAAACAAATGTCCATCGACGCCGAACTGAACGCGGGTTTGATTAAAGAAGACCAAGCGCGCGCGCGGCGTTCGGCGCTGCAGCAGGAAGCCGATTTTTACGGAGCGATGGACGGCGCCAGCAAGTTCGTGCGCGGAGACGCGGTTGCGGCGGTCCTGATCACTCTGATCAACGTGCTCGGCGGCTTCGGGATTGGCGTGCTCCAAATGGGCCTGCCGATGGTCGAAGCGCTGCAGCGGTTTACGATTCTGTCCATCGGGGACGGTCTGGTGTCCCAGATCCCCGCGCTCATTACTTCTACGGCTGCCGGTATTCTCGTGACACGGGCCGCCTCGAAAGAAAACCTGGGACAAAGCCTGACCCGCCAGTTGTTTTTCTCGCCGAGATCCCTGGCCATCTTGTCAGCCTCCTTGTTCGCGCTCGCGATCGCGCCTGGAATGCCGACGGTTCCGTTCATGGTCTTGGCGGGCGTTTTCGCGGCGATGTATCAAGTCCTGAGGCGGAGCGGCCTCACCACGGCAGTCGATGTGGCGCCTGCTCCATCCGGCGTGGTGTCCGAGGATGCAGGCGCGAAACCGGGCAGTGCAGGCCAACCCGCGAAAGCGGGGGCGTCGGCGGAGAAATTGGAGTCGCTGCTCAGCGTGGACACGCTGCAAATCGAGTTGGGCTATGGATTGGTCTCCATGGCAGATGTTCGGAAGGGAGGCGATTTGCTGGAGCGCGTCACGGGCGTGCGACGCAACTTCGTTCAGGAAATGGGCTTTATCATCCCGCCGATCCGGCTCAGGGATAACCTTCAATTGGGCCCGAATGAGTACCGGTTGCTCTTGAGAGGCCATATGATCGCCAAGGGCGAAGTGATGCCTGGCCATCTCCTGGCCATGAACACCGCGAACAGCAAGGCCGTTTTGCCGGGTATTCCGACGACCGAGCCGGTGTTCCAGCTTCCCGCGATCTGGATCAAAGAGGTGGATCGCCGCAACGCCGAAGTGGCCGGCTTCACGGTGGTGGATCCAGCGTCCGTTCTCGTGACGCATCTGAGCGAAACCATTAAGCGAAGCTGCCATCAGATCTTGAGCCGGCAAGACGTGCAAGTGCTCCTGGAGAATCTGAAGCAAAGCAATCCGGCACTCATCAACGAATTGGTCCCGGCCCTGTTGAACACCGGCCAAATCCAACGAATACTCCAGAATTTGTTGGCCGAGGCCGTTTCGATCCGCAACCTGGTGGGAATTCTAGAGAAGGTCGCAGATTATGCCGCCATCACCAAGAATCCCGACGAGCTTTCCGAGCAAGCCCGCCGGGCATTGAGGTCGCAGATCGTGAAGCCGTATCAGAGCGACCAGGGCGGCATCCAAACCATCACGATGGATCCATGGCTTGAGGAGGAAATCGCCAAGGGCCTGCGCCAGTCTCCCAACGAAACGCTCCTCTTTATGGAGCCTAAACTCGCCCAGCACGTTACGTATCACCTCTCGAAACTTGTCCAACCGATGATCGCGGAGGGACGACCTCCTGTGGTGATTTGTTCTGGGGCGGTCCGGTTGGGATTGAGGCGGTTTTTCGCGGCAAATTTTCCAGAGGTCGCATTTCTTGCCTACGAGGAACTGCCGCCCAGATTGGAAATCCAGTCCATCGGCTCGATCCCTAGCCCGGCGTGATCTGGAACCTGACCGGTCGGAGCCTGAGAACCATGCCTTCAA
The genomic region above belongs to Verrucomicrobiota bacterium and contains:
- the fliR gene encoding flagellar biosynthetic protein FliR; this encodes MAGFFTWLLVFVRAGALFLIFPLFSGTNVPARVRVALAAILALLVAPGVANPVDPANLQLLQLVVLFLGEITLGLFMGYICRFVFYAVQLAGHFISTEIGLQTSTVITPTDSVPVDVPAAVLNLLAMMLFLSLDMHHIMIMAFQQTYAILPIGGGRLSDALFDNVTLRIGKIFILAVLIAAPLMAIGFLVSVVLMMLGRAVPQMNIFFESFTIRLLAGMVVFGFTLNLTAQHVANFLRKVPQDIFEVGRLVGG
- the fliP gene encoding flagellar type III secretion system pore protein FliP (The bacterial flagellar biogenesis protein FliP forms a type III secretion system (T3SS)-type pore required for flagellar assembly.), encoding MQYRRLPIWVEPGLSESDATQSPGRAPGLRRTLFSTVAVVSLILTFLWLGEGSVFAQARTNSTTGYNLNLGFNLPNQPRDVDIAIRILFTLTLLTLAPSLVMLMTSFTRIVIVFSFLRTALSLQGTPSSQLLIGFSLFLTYFIMAPTYQRINEDALQPYSAGQITSQQAFERASGHMRNFMLAQARPKDVEVFVGLARMGPTPPDQLPMRVIIPGFILSELRTGFQMGFLLFIPFILIDFVVAIVLMSLGLMMLPPAFISLPLKLLLFVLVDGWTLLVRSLADSFKV
- a CDS encoding EscU/YscU/HrcU family type III secretion system export apparatus switch protein; translation: MADQGEKTEKPTGRRISEAWSKGQFPRTIEIQTVFVLGSGLLVLSLMGGQIMRVLSTSMVETLGQLGRLTVTINSIGSYFNAFLKWLAACSLPVMFAALVAAVVAGGLQSRFRLSLNRAEFGWNRINPFMNVQQLFQPLPSAMRTLVGLLKFLLILGLTIVVIKRLLEHPLFYSTTSFGEITQFMTESIRSISARVVIGLALIAAADYGYQYWKHQKDLMMTKEEVKEEAKNSEGSPLVKGEIRKRRLAILRQNWIREIPRADVVVTNPTHLAVALRYDRKTMRAPKIVAKGARLNALRIREIAQQFQIPIVENKPVAQLLFKHCKVGQEVPPQVYTAVAEILAYVYKTNRFRYYMEGQRV
- the flhA gene encoding flagellar biosynthesis protein FlhA — encoded protein: MANAAAIPVKKVWKYGDLGLVVFMFGTLLLLIQPVHPSILDLLLSLSIASALLILLVILYLKEPSEFTGFPTLLLIITLFRLGLNVASTRLILLDGYAGEIINAFGNYVVRGNYVVGTVVFLILTVINFIVITKGAGRIAEVAARFTLDALPGKQMSIDAELNAGLIKEDQARARRSALQQEADFYGAMDGASKFVRGDAVAAVLITLINVLGGFGIGVLQMGLPMVEALQRFTILSIGDGLVSQIPALITSTAAGILVTRAASKENLGQSLTRQLFFSPRSLAILSASLFALAIAPGMPTVPFMVLAGVFAAMYQVLRRSGLTTAVDVAPAPSGVVSEDAGAKPGSAGQPAKAGASAEKLESLLSVDTLQIELGYGLVSMADVRKGGDLLERVTGVRRNFVQEMGFIIPPIRLRDNLQLGPNEYRLLLRGHMIAKGEVMPGHLLAMNTANSKAVLPGIPTTEPVFQLPAIWIKEVDRRNAEVAGFTVVDPASVLVTHLSETIKRSCHQILSRQDVQVLLENLKQSNPALINELVPALLNTGQIQRILQNLLAEAVSIRNLVGILEKVADYAAITKNPDELSEQARRALRSQIVKPYQSDQGGIQTITMDPWLEEEIAKGLRQSPNETLLFMEPKLAQHVTYHLSKLVQPMIAEGRPPVVICSGAVRLGLRRFFAANFPEVAFLAYEELPPRLEIQSIGSIPSPA
- the fliQ gene encoding flagellar type III secretion system protein FliQ, with amino-acid sequence MTPDYTVELLRKLLGQAVVVATPFLLTALLVGLLISLFQTITSIQEQTLTFVPKALAVVALLFIILPWLIRTLMDFTAGMIGMLPKMVM